One stretch of Schlesneria sp. DSM 10557 DNA includes these proteins:
- a CDS encoding PLP-dependent aspartate aminotransferase family protein, protein MQFETRCVHVGVDKDSTFNSATTPIYPSSTFRWDDLKTHRGFDYTRSGNPTRRALEENIIALEGGIDCRATCTGMSAITATMHLFKPGDQIIAGHDIYGGTYRLFDAVFRSMGIDFVFVRMGDPEEVRKAITPKTKCVWIETPSNPLLNIVDMSAIAKVAREAGAITIADNTFLSPYFQRPFDHGVDIVVHSTTKYLNGHSDVVGGCVVTKSKEHAEKISYVVNALGLGCSPFDAWLVLRGVKTLGPRMEAHQRGAMALARFLDGHARIKHVYYPGLEDHPQHELAKRQQSGFGAMLSFEIDGGRPAVERVVERLKLFQLAESLGGVESLIEYPDSMSHASMSEAARREAGITDSTLRVSVGIEHPDDLIADFTNALAD, encoded by the coding sequence ATGCAGTTTGAGACCCGGTGTGTCCACGTAGGTGTGGATAAAGACTCAACTTTCAATAGTGCCACCACTCCGATCTATCCGTCCTCAACGTTTCGCTGGGACGATCTGAAAACGCATCGCGGATTTGACTACACGCGCAGTGGCAATCCGACGCGACGTGCTCTCGAAGAAAACATTATCGCCCTGGAAGGTGGAATCGACTGCCGAGCCACCTGTACCGGGATGTCGGCGATCACGGCGACGATGCACCTTTTCAAGCCCGGTGATCAGATTATCGCCGGTCACGATATTTACGGCGGTACGTACCGTCTGTTCGACGCGGTTTTCCGCAGCATGGGAATCGATTTCGTCTTCGTCCGGATGGGCGATCCCGAGGAAGTTCGCAAGGCGATCACTCCGAAAACCAAATGTGTCTGGATCGAAACCCCCAGCAATCCCCTGCTGAACATTGTCGATATGTCCGCGATCGCGAAAGTCGCCAGGGAAGCCGGGGCGATCACGATCGCCGATAACACGTTCCTTTCTCCCTATTTCCAGCGCCCCTTCGACCACGGCGTTGATATCGTCGTGCATTCGACGACGAAATACCTGAATGGTCATTCGGACGTGGTAGGTGGCTGCGTCGTTACGAAGTCCAAAGAGCATGCTGAAAAAATCAGCTATGTCGTCAATGCGTTGGGCCTCGGTTGTTCCCCCTTCGATGCCTGGCTGGTGCTCCGCGGCGTGAAAACCCTGGGTCCCCGTATGGAAGCTCACCAGCGAGGTGCAATGGCCCTGGCGAGGTTCCTCGACGGACACGCCCGGATCAAGCACGTCTACTATCCCGGTCTCGAGGATCATCCACAGCACGAACTGGCCAAGCGTCAGCAGTCAGGTTTCGGCGCGATGCTGAGTTTCGAAATCGACGGCGGACGTCCTGCCGTTGAGCGGGTCGTTGAACGTCTGAAATTATTCCAGCTGGCTGAATCCCTGGGCGGTGTGGAGTCACTCATCGAATACCCAGACTCGATGAGCCATGCTTCCATGTCAGAAGCCGCACGCCGGGAAGCGGGAATCACCGATTCGACGCTGCGTGTTTCCGTGGGGATCGAACATCCTGACGATCTGATTGCCGATTTCACAAACGCTCTGGCAGACTGA
- a CDS encoding inositol monophosphatase family protein — MTTPTASLPPSSEMQSRLEFGIRVAREASELILRYYQATDLAVERKGDSSPVTEADKGAELLIRKELELAFPNDAILGEEFPDKVGTSGFRWILDPIDGTKSFIHGVPLFGTLIGVEYDSRCVIGVVRFPALNEVVYAAKGSGAWWQIGDREPRQVRASDVNTFDEATFCTTNITRWQKIGRADTLQTLLDSVKLARGWGDCFGHMLVATGRAELMIDPSMNPWDAAALLPIVEEAGACFVDWKGDSTIYGGNGLSVVNGLKDQVLGLLRKTYEIDGENFNTLEEFYDEIERVLIPGVTWGRNLDAFNDLLRGGMGTPPGGFILRWKNAAKSKVRLGFVETIRQLEARLKNCHPANRSFVQQDLKLARSGHGATVFDWLVEAIRDHGADGKEPDDGVELILE; from the coding sequence GTGACAACGCCGACTGCATCGCTTCCGCCGTCATCTGAAATGCAATCACGCCTCGAGTTTGGAATCCGCGTCGCACGCGAGGCCAGCGAACTTATCCTGCGGTACTACCAAGCCACCGATCTGGCCGTGGAGCGTAAGGGGGATTCTAGTCCCGTCACAGAAGCCGACAAGGGAGCCGAACTGCTAATTCGTAAGGAATTGGAGCTCGCCTTTCCGAACGACGCGATCCTTGGCGAAGAGTTTCCCGACAAGGTCGGCACGAGCGGATTTCGCTGGATTCTGGACCCCATCGATGGAACCAAATCCTTCATCCACGGTGTTCCGCTGTTCGGAACCCTCATTGGGGTCGAGTACGACTCGCGCTGCGTCATCGGCGTCGTTCGCTTCCCTGCCCTGAACGAAGTCGTCTATGCCGCGAAAGGGTCAGGCGCCTGGTGGCAGATCGGCGATCGGGAACCCCGACAGGTGCGCGCCTCTGACGTCAACACCTTTGACGAAGCGACGTTCTGTACGACGAACATTACCCGCTGGCAGAAAATCGGCCGTGCCGACACCCTGCAGACGCTGCTGGATTCGGTCAAGCTCGCCCGGGGATGGGGTGACTGCTTCGGTCATATGCTGGTGGCAACTGGCCGTGCCGAACTGATGATCGACCCCTCGATGAATCCCTGGGATGCCGCGGCGCTGCTGCCGATCGTGGAAGAAGCGGGGGCGTGCTTCGTCGACTGGAAGGGCGATTCGACGATTTATGGCGGAAACGGCCTCTCCGTGGTGAACGGCCTCAAGGATCAGGTCCTGGGCCTGCTGAGAAAAACGTACGAGATCGACGGTGAGAACTTCAATACCCTGGAAGAATTCTACGACGAGATCGAGCGGGTCCTGATTCCGGGGGTGACATGGGGTCGTAATCTCGACGCCTTCAACGATCTCCTGCGAGGGGGCATGGGAACTCCTCCCGGCGGGTTTATCCTTCGCTGGAAGAATGCCGCCAAATCCAAGGTTCGACTTGGCTTTGTCGAGACGATCCGTCAGTTGGAAGCGCGACTGAAGAATTGTCACCCCGCCAATCGCTCGTTCGTACAGCAGGACCTGAAACTTGCCCGTTCCGGGCACGGAGCCACCGTCTTCGACTGGTTGGTCGAAGCCATCCGGGATCATGGAGCTGACGGAAAAGAACCTGACGATGGCGTGGAACTCATTCTTGAGTAA
- a CDS encoding ArnT family glycosyltransferase encodes MAGCQRRKLATLILVTLICRLAWAASLETGQDEAYHYLYTVYPDWSYFDHPPMLMVVARLGIAACGGWLHPLSIRLGFILLFAGSTWVMYQWTRRFYGERAGFYAALALNLSAYYTAAAGAFVLPDGPLLFFALLTMWAVSEALITSPGKLLPWVWVGLACAGAMLSKYHSVFLPLGTLAYVLATPSARGSLRTPGPYLAAAIGFLGLVPVLIWNSQHDWASFAFQSSRAVGLQFRPEGLALMLFGPMGFLFPWIWYSFALILVTRIPRLRTAMGIDRLLLFMALLPLVLFTAVACIRPILPHWPLFGFLPLYPLVGAAWAEKSLSQPVVVRRWIIFMSTALILIAGTFLTQARFGLVQFPFRDPCIEISGWESVGEELRTRGIVDRPDTFLFTDRWYESGELAFAVRNRIPVTCYKKGDARGFAFWSRPEDWLHKDGILIDSDRRPDLIEEYRPYFREVEALPSIEMKRGGRLFRVLNAYLCRDQIRPYPYTYVRKSPENFEQRLP; translated from the coding sequence ATGGCAGGATGCCAGCGACGCAAATTGGCCACGCTCATTCTGGTGACATTAATTTGTCGCCTGGCATGGGCGGCCAGCCTTGAAACGGGACAGGACGAGGCCTACCACTACCTCTACACGGTTTACCCTGACTGGAGCTACTTCGATCACCCTCCCATGCTGATGGTGGTCGCTCGACTGGGAATTGCTGCTTGCGGAGGATGGCTGCATCCCCTCTCGATTCGCCTCGGCTTTATTCTGCTGTTTGCAGGCTCAACCTGGGTCATGTACCAGTGGACCAGGCGCTTCTATGGCGAACGCGCGGGGTTCTACGCCGCGCTCGCCCTTAACCTGAGCGCATACTACACGGCCGCAGCAGGAGCGTTCGTACTCCCAGACGGACCGCTCCTGTTCTTCGCATTACTGACGATGTGGGCTGTCAGCGAAGCTCTGATCACCTCTCCGGGGAAACTACTTCCCTGGGTCTGGGTGGGGCTCGCCTGTGCGGGAGCCATGCTCAGCAAGTACCACTCGGTCTTTCTTCCCCTCGGAACACTGGCTTACGTCCTGGCAACCCCTTCAGCACGCGGGAGCCTCCGAACTCCTGGCCCCTACCTTGCCGCAGCGATTGGTTTTCTCGGACTTGTTCCGGTACTGATCTGGAACTCGCAACATGACTGGGCGTCGTTCGCATTCCAGAGCTCACGTGCTGTGGGACTTCAGTTCCGGCCCGAGGGCCTGGCTCTGATGCTGTTCGGTCCGATGGGATTTCTGTTCCCCTGGATCTGGTACTCATTCGCGCTGATACTGGTGACACGGATCCCCCGACTGAGAACCGCAATGGGAATCGACCGACTTTTACTGTTCATGGCTCTGCTTCCTCTCGTTCTGTTTACGGCGGTCGCCTGTATCCGACCGATCCTCCCACACTGGCCCCTGTTCGGTTTTCTGCCACTGTACCCCCTGGTCGGTGCGGCCTGGGCCGAAAAATCCCTGAGCCAACCGGTCGTGGTTCGTCGCTGGATCATCTTCATGTCGACCGCATTGATCCTCATCGCTGGAACCTTCCTGACACAAGCCCGCTTCGGACTCGTCCAGTTCCCGTTTCGCGATCCCTGCATCGAAATCAGCGGCTGGGAATCCGTGGGTGAGGAACTGCGAACCCGAGGAATCGTCGATCGCCCCGACACATTCCTGTTTACTGATCGGTGGTACGAGAGTGGCGAGCTGGCATTCGCCGTCCGCAATCGAATTCCCGTCACCTGCTATAAAAAGGGAGACGCACGCGGCTTTGCTTTCTGGAGTCGTCCCGAAGACTGGCTGCACAAGGATGGAATCCTGATTGATTCAGATCGGCGTCCTGACCTGATCGAGGAATACCGCCCCTACTTCCGCGAAGTTGAAGCCCTGCCCTCCATTGAAATGAAACGAGGCGGCCGACTTTTCCGTGTCCTCAATGCCTATCTGTGCCGCGATCAGATCCGGCCCTATCCGTACACCTATGTCCGCAAATCTCCAGAGAACTTTGAGCAACGCTTGCCGTAG
- a CDS encoding type IV pilus twitching motility protein PilT: MSGHEEATSSKAGAGIRLGTKREDLPVNKLFRALIEFKGSDLHLQVGKPAILRVKGTLQALDMPPIDEEKMRELCWPLMDERNQEIFNNTGGADFAHVVEHKGESWRFRVNLFIQMSKMGMVTRKVERSIPNFEGLFLPPVLEQLCVYDQGMVLLAGVTGSGKSTTIASMLDWVNRNHRKHILTIEDPVEFVYQADKCLINQRELGQDVSDFHTAMKHAVREDPDIMLVGEMRDRETFETAMHAAETGHLVFGTIHASSAPSTIGRILDLFPQAMHRALRSSMGFNMKAIVAQKLLPTIMEKPTRVPIIEIMIFNGTIRKLILEEQDEKLPAAIRIGKDEGMQQFNDSLYHFVTKEFVSRAAAFEISPNVEELKMMLKGINVKSAGIL; this comes from the coding sequence ATGAGTGGTCACGAAGAAGCAACGAGTTCAAAAGCGGGCGCCGGGATTCGTCTGGGCACGAAGCGAGAAGACCTGCCTGTGAACAAACTGTTTCGGGCGCTAATCGAATTTAAAGGTTCCGACTTGCACCTTCAGGTCGGTAAGCCGGCCATTCTTCGCGTCAAAGGGACCCTTCAGGCACTCGATATGCCGCCCATCGACGAAGAGAAAATGCGCGAGCTCTGCTGGCCCCTGATGGACGAACGAAACCAGGAAATTTTCAACAACACAGGGGGTGCCGACTTTGCTCACGTCGTCGAGCACAAAGGCGAATCCTGGCGATTCCGCGTGAACCTGTTCATTCAGATGAGCAAAATGGGAATGGTGACTCGTAAGGTCGAGCGCAGCATTCCGAACTTCGAAGGTCTGTTCCTTCCCCCCGTTCTTGAACAACTCTGTGTCTACGACCAGGGGATGGTTCTGCTGGCCGGGGTGACGGGTTCCGGTAAATCGACCACCATCGCGTCGATGCTCGACTGGGTGAATCGCAACCACCGCAAGCACATTCTGACCATCGAAGACCCTGTCGAATTCGTCTACCAGGCCGACAAGTGTCTGATCAATCAGCGAGAGCTCGGCCAAGACGTTTCAGACTTCCATACGGCAATGAAACACGCGGTGCGAGAAGACCCCGATATCATGCTGGTGGGGGAAATGCGAGACCGTGAAACCTTCGAAACGGCAATGCACGCCGCCGAAACCGGACACCTTGTGTTCGGTACGATTCACGCGTCGTCCGCACCTTCCACCATCGGCCGTATCCTGGACTTGTTCCCCCAGGCCATGCACCGCGCGCTGCGATCGTCCATGGGCTTCAACATGAAGGCGATCGTTGCTCAGAAGCTGCTGCCAACGATCATGGAAAAGCCAACCCGTGTTCCGATCATCGAGATCATGATCTTCAACGGCACGATCCGCAAATTGATCCTGGAAGAACAGGACGAAAAACTTCCCGCCGCCATTCGAATCGGTAAGGACGAAGGGATGCAGCAGTTTAACGACAGCTTGTATCACTTCGTGACGAAAGAGTTTGTCAGCCGCGCGGCCGCCTTCGAAATCAGCCCCAACGTGGAAGAATTGAAGATGATGCTCAAGGGGATCAACGTCAAATCGGCCGGTATTCTCTAG
- a CDS encoding DUF1501 domain-containing protein, whose product MSDQPSRRHFLRLMASACGLSFAVPGLDLRAADQRGDERAKSFLTIWLGGGPSQLETWDPHPGTRIGGDVTAIPTTIPGVEIANLYPQVAEQLHHVSLIRSLVSKEGDHERASYMLHTGYRPEPTLVHPSIGSIAIHERPSDGVEIPQFVALGAAEFPPRGGFLGDRFDAYRVFNPGETGQNIKPLVSQERQGRRMANLELISKSFERGRGAKAEQTLHQHTVDAALRMMTSEQLKAFSIESEPAELRAAYGDSPFGRGCLVARRLLEVGVRSIEVSLSGFDSHANNHEVQAARSRTLDPALATLLKDLVERDLLQSTIVLVTGEFGRTPTINPLGGRDHWPSGFSCLVGGGGLRKGGLIGATDPHGDETRPVDPIEVADLYATILGRLGVDYEKEVITPIGRPMKLCSGRPIERLIAGT is encoded by the coding sequence ATGTCTGACCAACCTTCTCGACGGCACTTTTTGCGGCTGATGGCATCCGCCTGCGGGCTGTCGTTCGCCGTGCCGGGATTGGATTTGCGTGCGGCGGACCAGCGGGGGGATGAGCGGGCGAAATCCTTTCTCACGATCTGGCTGGGGGGTGGGCCAAGTCAACTGGAGACATGGGATCCTCACCCGGGGACGCGAATCGGCGGGGATGTCACCGCCATACCGACGACCATTCCGGGTGTCGAAATCGCGAATCTGTATCCTCAGGTGGCGGAACAACTGCACCACGTCTCGTTGATCCGGTCGCTCGTCTCCAAAGAAGGTGACCACGAGCGGGCGTCGTACATGCTTCACACGGGATATCGACCGGAACCGACGCTCGTCCATCCGAGTATCGGCTCGATCGCCATCCATGAACGGCCCAGTGATGGGGTTGAGATTCCGCAGTTCGTGGCCCTCGGTGCGGCCGAATTTCCTCCGCGCGGTGGTTTCCTCGGAGACAGGTTCGACGCTTACCGTGTCTTCAACCCGGGCGAAACGGGCCAGAATATCAAGCCGCTCGTCAGTCAGGAGCGTCAGGGGCGGCGAATGGCCAATCTCGAACTGATTTCAAAATCCTTCGAGCGAGGGCGCGGGGCGAAGGCCGAGCAGACGCTGCACCAGCACACCGTTGATGCGGCGCTGCGCATGATGACCTCAGAACAGCTCAAAGCCTTTTCCATCGAGTCTGAACCGGCGGAACTGCGCGCTGCCTACGGCGATTCCCCGTTCGGACGTGGCTGTCTGGTTGCACGTCGACTGCTGGAAGTCGGTGTTCGGTCGATCGAAGTTTCACTGTCAGGGTTCGATTCTCATGCGAATAACCACGAGGTGCAGGCGGCTCGGTCCCGGACTCTCGATCCCGCACTTGCGACTTTGCTGAAGGACCTTGTCGAGCGGGATCTGCTCCAGTCGACGATTGTACTCGTGACCGGCGAGTTTGGTCGAACTCCGACGATCAACCCGCTGGGCGGACGAGACCACTGGCCGAGTGGATTTTCGTGTCTGGTCGGCGGGGGAGGACTCCGCAAGGGAGGGCTGATCGGAGCAACTGACCCCCATGGCGATGAAACGCGTCCAGTAGACCCGATTGAAGTTGCAGACCTTTACGCGACGATTCTTGGACGTCTGGGTGTCGATTATGAAAAGGAAGTCATTACTCCCATTGGGCGTCCCATGAAGCTTTGCTCGGGACGACCGATTGAGCGGCTGATCGCAGGGACGTGA
- a CDS encoding DUF1549 domain-containing protein — MTNVRSNWGPTLAPLMVVAGLVVLVVSAARSSSIPARPTMPAAVTSDISSIVAQVDQLFADQWREAKIEPALPADELALFRRLSLVLHGTAPSLEEIRRFETDYGSDRIARWTAEMLADRRFANYFTRRFSRFLVGAEEGQVLVFRRDRFWAWMSDQLHANRPYDEIVRAMISERGLWTDKPEVNFVAAVVNEGVVDHNKLAGRTARAFLGQRIDCAECHNHPFANWKQSQFEGLAACYGELNISPVGVEDNQVDKTVAPYRLQDRVTLNDRDVVPAVPYHEEWMPSEGTTRARLAAWVTHPANRRFDRAIVNRVWGLMFGKPWIQPVDDLPDPGDEHPVPTDLLDVLGADFRVHGCDLKRLITVIAASRPFRLSSQHPSFETGENVELIEQVWGAFPISRLRPEQVIGAMLQASSIKTLDHNSHWTMRAIRFFKELDFVKEYGDLGDEELTERAGTIPQALLRMNSEFAAEWSKSTIFSAAGRIAGMAPNDESCLDNCFLICLTRHPTAEERATLIPQLEGTKGDDRAYVVEDLFWTLFNSPEFCWGH, encoded by the coding sequence GTGACGAACGTTCGCTCAAACTGGGGACCGACGCTGGCGCCGCTGATGGTGGTCGCCGGCCTTGTTGTGCTTGTTGTCTCGGCTGCCAGAAGTTCGAGTATTCCGGCACGGCCCACGATGCCTGCGGCGGTGACGTCGGATATCAGTTCCATCGTGGCGCAAGTCGACCAGCTCTTCGCGGATCAATGGCGTGAAGCGAAGATTGAACCCGCGCTGCCGGCGGACGAGTTGGCTCTCTTTCGACGACTGTCGCTGGTGCTGCACGGAACGGCCCCGTCACTCGAGGAAATCCGGCGATTTGAGACCGATTATGGGAGTGACCGGATTGCGCGATGGACGGCGGAAATGCTGGCCGACCGACGCTTCGCAAACTATTTCACGCGAAGGTTCTCGCGGTTTCTGGTGGGGGCGGAAGAGGGGCAGGTGCTTGTCTTTCGTCGAGACCGCTTCTGGGCATGGATGAGCGATCAACTGCATGCGAATCGCCCCTACGACGAGATTGTGCGGGCCATGATCTCGGAACGAGGTCTCTGGACGGACAAGCCGGAAGTCAACTTCGTGGCGGCGGTCGTGAATGAAGGTGTCGTCGACCACAACAAACTGGCTGGACGAACGGCGCGTGCTTTCCTGGGGCAGCGAATCGACTGTGCTGAGTGTCACAACCATCCGTTTGCCAACTGGAAGCAGTCGCAGTTTGAAGGTCTCGCAGCGTGCTATGGTGAGCTGAATATCTCGCCTGTTGGCGTCGAGGATAATCAGGTCGACAAGACGGTGGCACCCTATCGCTTGCAGGATCGAGTCACATTAAACGACAGGGACGTGGTACCCGCTGTCCCCTATCACGAAGAGTGGATGCCATCAGAGGGGACGACGCGAGCACGGCTCGCCGCCTGGGTGACTCATCCAGCGAATCGTCGATTCGACCGCGCCATTGTGAACCGCGTCTGGGGGCTGATGTTTGGCAAGCCGTGGATTCAGCCAGTCGATGATCTGCCTGATCCCGGTGATGAGCATCCTGTCCCGACGGACTTGCTCGACGTGCTCGGGGCCGACTTCCGCGTCCACGGCTGCGACTTGAAACGTCTGATTACTGTCATCGCTGCATCGCGTCCGTTTCGACTTTCCTCGCAACACCCTTCGTTTGAAACAGGGGAAAATGTCGAACTCATCGAGCAGGTCTGGGGAGCGTTTCCGATCAGCCGGTTACGTCCTGAACAGGTGATTGGCGCGATGCTGCAGGCCTCGTCCATCAAGACGCTGGACCACAACTCACACTGGACGATGCGTGCCATTCGGTTCTTCAAAGAACTCGATTTCGTTAAAGAGTATGGTGATCTTGGTGATGAAGAACTGACCGAGCGAGCGGGAACGATTCCTCAGGCGCTGCTGCGCATGAATAGTGAGTTTGCGGCTGAGTGGTCCAAGAGCACGATCTTTAGTGCCGCAGGTCGGATTGCGGGCATGGCCCCCAATGACGAATCCTGTTTGGATAACTGTTTTCTGATTTGCTTAACGCGTCATCCCACGGCCGAAGAACGGGCCACATTGATCCCGCAACTGGAAGGAACCAAAGGTGACGACCGCGCCTATGTCGTAGAGGATCTCTTCTGGACACTGTTCAATTCGCCTGAGTTCTGCTGGGGGCACTGA
- the rfbF gene encoding glucose-1-phosphate cytidylyltransferase, whose amino-acid sequence MRVVILAGGMGTRLQEETTTRPKPMVEIGGKPILWHIMKHYAHFGCNDFYLALGYMGDFIKNYFLDRYNLAGNLSIDFMKSSVKRSEVEVDRWCVNLIDTGIQTMTGGRLLRLRRWLADDTFMMTYGDGVCNVDINELLAFHRRMGKIATVTAVRPPARFGGLTIEDGVVNCFTEKSVKGEGWINGGFLVFEPAIFDYLANDAESLEIDALNRVAADGQLAAFEHEGFWQCMDTLRDKHYLEQLWQSGNPPWNTWDQAAPPPVIKLHPKAA is encoded by the coding sequence ATGCGAGTCGTGATTCTCGCCGGAGGTATGGGGACTCGTCTTCAAGAGGAAACGACGACCCGTCCAAAACCGATGGTCGAAATTGGTGGTAAACCAATTCTCTGGCACATCATGAAGCACTACGCCCACTTTGGGTGCAATGACTTCTATCTTGCCCTGGGTTATATGGGCGACTTCATCAAGAACTACTTTCTTGATCGCTATAATCTCGCGGGAAACCTCTCGATCGACTTCATGAAAAGTTCCGTCAAACGGTCCGAAGTCGAAGTTGACCGCTGGTGCGTGAATCTGATCGATACCGGCATCCAGACAATGACCGGCGGACGACTTCTTCGTTTACGTCGCTGGCTAGCGGACGACACCTTCATGATGACTTACGGCGACGGGGTCTGTAACGTCGACATCAACGAACTTCTCGCCTTTCATCGCCGCATGGGAAAAATCGCCACTGTGACCGCGGTTCGCCCCCCCGCTCGGTTTGGCGGACTGACCATCGAAGATGGTGTCGTCAACTGCTTCACCGAGAAATCGGTCAAAGGGGAAGGCTGGATCAACGGTGGCTTTCTGGTATTTGAACCGGCCATTTTCGACTACCTGGCGAACGACGCAGAAAGCCTGGAAATCGACGCGCTCAATCGCGTAGCGGCGGACGGGCAACTGGCGGCGTTCGAGCACGAAGGTTTCTGGCAGTGCATGGATACGTTGCGAGACAAGCACTACCTCGAGCAACTCTGGCAAAGCGGTAATCCGCCGTGGAATACCTGGGATCAGGCAGCCCCGCCTCCCGTGATCAAACTACACCCGAAAGCGGCGTGA